A genomic segment from Alistipes senegalensis JC50 encodes:
- a CDS encoding VapE domain-containing protein gives MANKVSDSVAVPGKQSRNERIEEFLREHYAFRYNTVKSRAEFRSSDGEFLPVTKYRLNSFRRELDRTIGISTSAENLRSMLESDFSERVNPVQAYFHKLPPVTGTQAIDELAATVTVRNALHWSEYLTKWLVGVVANAMNDVGCQNHVCLVLTGEQGKFKTTWLDNLCPRSLASYLFTGKIDPQNKDVLTLVAEYLFINIDDQLKALNKRDENELKNLITAPSVKYRRPYDVYIEEYPHLASFMASVNGNDFLTDPTGSRRFLPFEVLSIDIDRAIWVDMDQVYAEARTLLNNGFRYWFDDTEIEELHRGNVAFHVQTIEYEMLLKGFEKPPEHAVADCFMTTVEILNYLRSYSSLNLSEKRMGEALRKAGFERRSKRINGNPVYGWVIEKISPNPFVSYGL, from the coding sequence CGGGAGCATTACGCCTTTCGCTACAACACAGTCAAAAGCCGTGCGGAGTTCCGCAGCAGCGACGGCGAGTTCCTCCCCGTGACCAAATACCGGCTTAACTCCTTCCGCCGGGAGCTCGACCGCACCATCGGCATCTCCACCTCGGCGGAGAACCTGCGCAGCATGCTCGAAAGCGACTTTTCCGAGCGTGTGAATCCCGTGCAGGCGTATTTTCATAAACTGCCGCCAGTAACGGGAACGCAGGCCATCGACGAACTGGCCGCGACCGTCACCGTGCGCAACGCCCTGCATTGGTCAGAATACCTGACCAAATGGCTCGTCGGCGTGGTCGCCAATGCGATGAACGATGTCGGGTGTCAGAACCATGTATGTCTGGTATTGACCGGCGAACAGGGAAAGTTCAAGACTACATGGCTCGACAACCTCTGTCCCCGCTCACTCGCCAGTTATCTTTTCACCGGAAAGATCGACCCGCAGAACAAGGATGTACTGACGCTGGTCGCCGAATACCTCTTCATCAACATCGACGACCAGCTGAAGGCGCTCAACAAACGGGATGAAAACGAGTTGAAGAACCTCATCACGGCTCCTTCGGTCAAATACCGGCGGCCCTACGACGTTTATATCGAAGAGTATCCCCACTTGGCGAGCTTCATGGCCTCGGTGAACGGGAACGACTTTCTGACCGACCCGACCGGCTCGCGGCGCTTCCTGCCCTTCGAGGTGTTATCCATCGACATCGACCGGGCGATATGGGTAGACATGGATCAGGTATATGCCGAAGCCCGAACACTCCTGAACAACGGATTCCGCTACTGGTTCGACGACACCGAAATCGAAGAACTGCACCGGGGAAACGTCGCATTTCATGTCCAGACCATCGAATACGAAATGCTGCTGAAAGGGTTCGAGAAGCCTCCGGAACATGCCGTCGCAGATTGCTTTATGACCACCGTGGAGATTCTGAACTACCTGCGCAGTTATTCGTCGCTGAACCTCTCCGAAAAACGCATGGGCGAAGCCTTGCGCAAGGCCGGGTTCGAACGACGCTCGAAGCGTATCAACGGAAATCCCGTCTACGGCTGGGTCATTGAAAAAATCTCACCCAACCCTTTCGTCTCTTACGGATTGTAG
- a CDS encoding MobC family plasmid mobilization relaxosome protein yields METPKKTYGKQGGRPKVGIGRIRKYVVSTRLSPERKLRFSALCREAGQPPAEVLHQLIDRGTVRARITREQLDFMAQLKGIARNLNQLTRLANAKGLAAVRVRHAAIVTAIEKLLKQICDGR; encoded by the coding sequence ATGGAAACACCGAAAAAAACATACGGCAAACAGGGCGGACGCCCGAAAGTCGGCATCGGCCGCATCCGCAAATACGTCGTCAGCACGCGGCTCAGCCCCGAACGGAAACTCCGCTTTTCGGCCCTCTGCCGCGAAGCAGGACAACCGCCTGCCGAAGTCCTGCACCAGCTGATCGACCGAGGAACGGTAAGAGCACGGATCACCCGCGAACAACTGGATTTCATGGCCCAACTCAAAGGCATTGCCCGCAACCTGAACCAACTGACCCGGCTGGCCAATGCCAAAGGTCTGGCGGCTGTCAGGGTACGGCATGCGGCGATCGTCACGGCCATCGAAAAACTCCTGAAACAGATATGCGATGGTCGGTAA
- a CDS encoding toprim domain-containing protein produces MNDLKNIGIRQFLSQRGIQPKYERNGYGMYLSPLREERTPSFKVDYVQNLWYDFGLGEGGTLLTLVMRLERCDSREAVRRLQNGEKRDAGSVSLSPGVGERPAAGGPLPVLRPATLPAFRILSDASLRHPALVGYLASRGIVPPVAAAFCREVRYEVNGRAFFAVGFRNDAGGWELRSARFKGGSSPKHITTIDNRSDTVIAFEGFMDFLAYLSLKYPERLRIDATVLNSVVNLPKAVPFISRHPVIHAFFDNDEAGRKATADLIRLCPRSEVIDQRHFYNGHKDVNDYLTARIKDRTQKPSTQKNAPETKAVQTLRNNLQALKAETAEIEPPRRKGVKI; encoded by the coding sequence ATGAATGATCTGAAAAATATCGGCATCCGGCAATTCCTCTCCCAACGAGGTATTCAGCCCAAATACGAACGCAACGGCTACGGCATGTATCTTTCCCCTTTGCGTGAAGAGCGTACACCGAGTTTCAAAGTGGACTACGTGCAAAATCTCTGGTACGACTTCGGATTGGGAGAGGGCGGCACATTGCTCACCCTCGTGATGCGGTTGGAGCGGTGCGACAGCCGTGAAGCCGTCCGACGGCTGCAAAACGGTGAAAAAAGGGACGCCGGTTCCGTTTCTCTTTCACCGGGTGTTGGCGAGCGTCCAGCTGCCGGAGGTCCCTTGCCGGTCTTGCGTCCGGCCACCCTTCCCGCGTTCCGCATCCTCTCCGACGCTTCGCTCCGGCATCCGGCATTGGTCGGTTATCTCGCCTCGCGCGGCATCGTCCCGCCGGTCGCCGCGGCATTCTGCCGCGAGGTCCGCTACGAGGTAAACGGCCGCGCCTTTTTCGCCGTCGGGTTCCGCAACGATGCCGGAGGGTGGGAGCTCCGCTCCGCACGGTTCAAAGGCGGCTCCTCGCCCAAACATATCACCACCATCGACAACCGTTCCGACACGGTAATCGCTTTCGAGGGATTTATGGATTTTCTCGCTTATCTTTCGCTGAAATATCCCGAACGACTGCGCATCGACGCCACAGTTCTGAACTCGGTCGTCAACCTGCCCAAAGCCGTTCCGTTTATCTCCCGGCATCCGGTGATTCACGCCTTCTTCGACAATGACGAGGCAGGACGCAAGGCAACTGCCGATCTGATCCGTCTTTGCCCCCGCAGCGAGGTCATCGACCAAAGGCATTTTTACAACGGGCACAAGGACGTAAATGACTATCTGACCGCCCGCATAAAAGACCGAACACAAAAGCCTTCGACACAGAAGAACGCCCCCGAAACAAAGGCCGTTCAGACTCTTCGGAATAATCTGCAAGCCCTGAAAGCGGAAACGGCGGAAATTGAACCACCGCGTCGGAAAGGGGTAAAGATTTAA
- a CDS encoding relaxase/mobilization nuclease domain-containing protein — MVGKVISGSSFSGTVGYVMKEESRILEAEGIMPPEVKDMVQDFKDQTLLNPRLKNTVGHISLSFSPKDAPRMTDALMTQIAKEYMQKMGITNTQYLLVRHLDQPHPHCHLVYNRVGNNGQTISDKNIKIRNAKVCRELTEKYGLYLAPGKDDVRRERLREPDKTKYEIYDAIKGSLPKCKNWNELEGKLKEQGISVRYKYCGSTDRKQGVLFSKNGFEFSGSKIDRAFNFTKLDNRFNHIQQQTQHRATLFGNLSAAAGNYRSAFAGLFGGMGSGGTREELPSVNLGKAGGIPLPPAGSPVGVSAEQLQRKPGESPEEHIARITALLNAAAEAMAIAAMEHRRRMEEQKRRAKMKI, encoded by the coding sequence ATGGTCGGTAAGGTAATATCGGGATCGTCTTTTTCGGGGACGGTAGGCTACGTGATGAAAGAAGAATCCCGGATCTTGGAAGCCGAAGGAATTATGCCTCCGGAAGTGAAGGACATGGTGCAGGACTTCAAAGACCAGACCTTATTGAACCCGCGGCTGAAAAACACCGTCGGGCATATCTCGCTGTCTTTCTCACCCAAGGACGCTCCGCGGATGACCGACGCCCTGATGACGCAGATTGCAAAGGAGTACATGCAGAAGATGGGCATCACCAATACGCAATACCTATTGGTGCGCCATCTCGACCAGCCCCATCCGCACTGCCATCTGGTCTACAACCGGGTCGGGAACAACGGGCAGACCATTTCGGACAAGAACATCAAGATTCGAAACGCCAAGGTCTGCCGGGAGCTGACCGAGAAGTACGGATTGTATCTCGCACCGGGAAAGGACGACGTACGGCGGGAGCGGCTGCGCGAACCCGACAAGACCAAATACGAAATCTACGATGCAATCAAAGGCAGTCTTCCCAAGTGCAAGAACTGGAACGAGTTGGAAGGTAAATTAAAAGAACAGGGCATCAGCGTGCGATACAAGTATTGCGGTTCGACCGACCGCAAACAAGGGGTTTTGTTCTCGAAAAACGGCTTCGAGTTCTCCGGCTCGAAGATCGACCGGGCTTTCAACTTTACGAAACTCGACAACCGGTTCAACCATATTCAACAGCAGACCCAACACCGGGCCACGCTCTTCGGGAACCTCTCGGCGGCGGCAGGCAATTACCGTTCGGCATTTGCAGGTTTGTTCGGCGGTATGGGTAGCGGCGGCACGCGCGAAGAACTGCCTTCGGTAAATCTTGGAAAGGCAGGCGGGATTCCGCTGCCGCCGGCCGGTTCGCCCGTCGGAGTGTCCGCCGAGCAGTTACAGCGCAAGCCGGGAGAAAGCCCCGAAGAGCATATCGCACGAATCACGGCGCTGCTCAACGCTGCAGCCGAG